A genomic region of Colletotrichum destructivum chromosome 5, complete sequence contains the following coding sequences:
- a CDS encoding Putative tyrosinase copper-binding domain, di-copper centre-containing domain superfamily, translating to MFLLSYNQARYVALRPPHAQDNDIEDPESISVEKRTNITKRPSTFVITIFCLFFFATGFLCGEFIQEKGLISKLNQAQNSRCQAPSIRREWRSLSSDEKTDYISAVRCLLSKPSKVPAGTSLYHDFPRLHSVVGGDSHNTALFLPWHRYLLHVYENELRSTCGYNGSLTYWDWSLDWESLADSPVFSNTTGFGGNGDSSAPESVGGGYCVTDGPFSDLELDVFGLEDDRHCLSRGFTDGKVLGRLNGDKVKPAVIEEILRQPDYASFFVKLEDGPHNQIPNGIQGDFIKFTAPNDPLFFLHHSQLDRLWWMWQQRNLRPRLSDYGEIKKHEAVTQTSLSDAISIGGIMAPDIHVSDVMSTESDLLCYRY from the exons ATGTTCTTGCTGAGTTACAACCAAGCACGCTATGTCGCTCTGCGGCCTCCTCACGCCCAGGACAATGACATCGAAGATCCAGAGAGCATATCGGTTGAGAAAAGGACGAATATCACGAAGAGGCCTTCTACTTTCGTAATTACTATTTTttgccttttctttttcgcAACCGGCTTCTTGTGTGGCGAATTCATCCAGGAAAAAGGTCTTATCTCCAAGCTCAACCAAGCACAGAATTCAAGATGCCAAGCTCCTTCAATTCGCCGCGAATGGCGCAGTCTAAGCAGCGATGAAAAGACCGATTACATCAGTGCTGTGAGATGTCTACTATCGAAGCCCTCAAAAGTGCCGGCAGGCACCTCGTTGTATCATGATTTCCCTCGTCTACATTCTGTAGTGGGCGGTGATT CTCACAATACTGCCCTCTTTCTTCCCTGGCACCGCTATTTGCTTCATGTCTACGAGAACGAATTGAGAAGCACATGCGGCTACAACGGAAGCTTAAC GTACTGGGACTGGAGCCTGGACTG GGAATCTCTCGCCGATTCACCCGTATTTTCAAACACCACGGGGTTTGGAGGTAATGGTGACTCATCCGCGCCCGAATCTGTCGGTGGCGGTTACTGTGTTACGGATGGGCCTTTCTCCGATTTAGAGCTCGATGTTTTCGGTTTGGAAGATGACAGACACTGTCTCTCGCGTGGCTTTACTGATGGCAAAGTCTTGGGCCGTCTAAATGGCGACAAGGTAAAGCCTGCTGTGATTGAGGAGATTCTTCGACAGCCAGACTATGCCAGCTTTTTCGTAAAGCTTGAGGACGGCCCTCACAACCAGATCCCAAACGGCATCCAGGGCGATTTCATTAAGTTCACTGCTCCTAATGATCCACTATTCTTCCTACATCATAG CCAATTGGATAGATTATGGTGGATGTGGCAGCAGCGTAATCTGCGCCCACGGCTCAGTGATTACGGGGAAATCAAAAAGCATGAGGCCGTGACACAGACTTCCCTGAGCGATGCGATATCAATTGGGGGCATCATGGCACCTGATATTCACGTCTCTGACGTCATGAGTACCGAGTCTGATTTGCTTTGCTACAGATATTAG
- a CDS encoding Putative alpha/beta hydrolase-1, fumarylacetoacetase-like protein, translated as MTSYLEGPANFVAYLQRDVSRIGHLDLARQTIQPLSFDSGTPVENLYQVIEASAAQYVAAGSVVSVSDVKLLPPISGRDVLAVGKNYMEHAKEFNSSGYDSSDKVDRPSHPVIFTKRATSIIAHGDEIHLHQGFTESADYEGEIGVIIGKAGYRISEEDAWDFVWGYTIINDLTARERQRDHKQFYIGKSPDTFCPMGPIAVAKENLPDQGRSLRLQTHVNGQLRQDATLNDLIFSIPRLIATLSAGQTLQPGDVLATGTPAGVGLGLSPPTYLKSGDEIAISVTGLGTLKNTVAESSKENLTMVRIRKEARSTAFRLNNGEKSSQGRVGLTPKLNGLSGISYQRLGSGDEKFVFIHGLGGTKDYWTPLISTLSLPNRASVHLYDFEGHGLTPTSPTQKLTISHLASELKSVFDRADTSPQSPATVVAHSVGCLIAIHFALEYPDLVKKLVLFGPPPSSLPNPTPDVWFSIAEQARSHGMSGIVDGIVSTQVSDYTKMNNPLAVAAVRLSLLGQDPEAYAKACSALALGDSADFSQLNIETLLVTGRYDPVSSPSVVEDYAKRNAHSRLVVLPNVGHWHVFEDVVGVGQSLQNFL; from the exons ATGACGAGTTATCTTGAAGGCCCGGCCAACTTTGTTGCCTACCTCCAGAGGGACGTCTCTCGCATCGGCCACCTGGATCTGGCCAGGCAGACCATCCAACCTCTCAGCTTCGACTCTGGAACTCCCGTGGAGAACCTCTACCAGGTCATCGAGGCATCCGCTGCTCAATATGTTGCCGCCGGGTCAGTCGTGTCGGTGAGCGATGTCAAACTCCTGCCCCCGATATCGGGTCGGGATGTCCTCGCCGTTGGCAAGAATTACATGGAACATGCCAAAGAATTCAACAGCTCCGGCTACGACAGCTCCGACAAAGTCGATCGGCCCAGCCACCCTGTCATTTTCACGAAGCGTGCGACCTCCATCATTGCCCACGGCGACGAGATTCATCTGCATCAAGGTTTCACCGAGAGCGCCGACTATGAGGGAGAGATTGGCGTTATCATCGGGAAAGCCGGCTACCGGATCAGCGAAGAAGATGCCTGGGACTTCGTCTGGGGTTACACCATTATCAACGACTTGACAGCCAGAGAAAGGCAGCGCGACCACAAACAGTTCTACATTGGCAAATCCCCAGACACCTTCTGCCCAATG GGTCCAATTGCGGTCGCGAAGGAGAATCTACCTGACCAGGGGAGGTCTCTGCGTCTTCAGACACATGTGAATGGACAGCTGCGCCAAGATGCTACTCTGAACGATCTAATATTCTCCATCCCTCGGCTCATCGCCACGCTTTCTGCGGGCCAGACATTGCAGCCTGGCGATGTGCTCGCTACCGGAACG CCCGCTGGCGTTGGGCTTGGTCTCAGCCCGCCGACCTATCTCAAATCTGGTGATGAGATTGCGATTTCCGTCACGGGGCTGGGAACCTTGAAGAACACTGTTGCTGAATCCTCGAAGGAGAACCTGACGATGGTACGGATTCGGAAAGAGGCCCGAAGCACGGCATTTAGACTGAACAACGGGGAGAAGTCATCTCAAGGCCGAGTGGGCTTGACCCCAAAACTGAATGGTTTGAGCGGGATCAGCTATCAGCGCCTTGGATCAGGAGACGAGAAGTTTGTCTTCATCCACGGTCTGGGGGGAACCAAAGACTATTGGACTCCTCTGATATCAACGTTGTCTCTCCCGAACAGGGCCTCTGTGCATCTTTACGATTTCGAAGGCCACGGGCTGACGCCGACATCTCCTACGCAGAAACTGACCATCAGCCACTTGGCTTCTGAGCTCAAAAGCGTCTTCGACCGGGCCGATACTTCACCGCAGTCTCCTGCGACTGTGGTAGCACATTCTGTAGGGTGTCTCATCGCCATTCATTTCGCCTTGGAGTACCCGGACCTCGTCAAGAAGTTGGTACTCTTCGGACCACCACCGTCCTCGCTCCCAAATCCCACGCCGGATGTTTGGTTTAGTATCGCTGAGCAGGCAAGAAGCCACGGTATGAGCGGGATCGTGGATGGGATCGTTTCAACTCAAGTATCGGACTACACGAAGATGAACAATCCTTTGGCCGTGGCTGCAGTCCGCCTCAGTCTGCTCGGGCAAGACCCAGAGGCGTATGCAAAGGCATGCTCGGCCCTTGCTTTGGGAGACTCTGCCGACTTTAGCCAACTGAACATCGAGACACTCTTAGTCACCGGACGATATGATCCGGTGTCGTCACCTTCGGTCGTTGAGGACTACGCGAAGAGAAACGCTCACTCGCGATTAGTTGTCCTTCCCAATGTAGGCCATTGGCACGTCTTCGAGGACGTAGTTGGTGTCGGCCAGAGCCTTCAAAACTTTTTGTAA
- a CDS encoding Putative mycotoxin biosynthesis protein UstYa: MTEGQSFEEESDGLLGLSKEVTHKSRWHDSLARYFTFISVLLNGIFAGLGLIYWIRIVLSTHSSYETGFHSDLEAIKSHIRLAQHNFAGGVELDNDGSFFTDHESHQYVATPSPDVDHAWNKLLTGLNIDLEWPGEKLSGTAFQWPESGLYFTGLEVFHSLHCLNRLRQALYPEYYHVFNNSNDPSREDHIGHCINHLRQAIQCHGDLTPMEWKQVGNKIILNTQTRHTCRDFDRIHKWAAQRQTKFEDIESINNGSLFVVD, translated from the exons ATGACAGAAGGGCAGTCCTTTGAAGAAGAATCGGACGGCTTGTTGGGTCTGTCGAAAGAGGTAACGCACAAAAGTCGTTGGCATGATAGTCTCGCGAGATATTTTACTTTTATTTCTGTTTTATTGAACGGTATCTTTGCTGGGCTTGGCCTGATATACTGGATCCGGATAGTCCTGAGCACGCATTCATCATACGAGACCGGGTTCCACTCTGATCTAG AAGCAATTAAATCACACATCCGATTGGCGCAGCATAACTTTGCAGGAGGTGTAGAGTTGGACAACGACGGGAGCTTCTTCACAGACCACGAGAGCCATCAATATGTTGCGACCCCTTCCCCGGACGTCGACCACGCGTGGAATAAGCTTCTGACTG GCTTGAACATTGACCTAGAGTGGCCGGGAGAGAAGCTGAGTGGGACAGCTTTTCAATGGCCAGAGTCCGGCCTCTATTTTACTGGTCTCGAAGTGTTCCACTCCCTACATTGTCTG AACCGACTCCGCCAGGCTCTCTATCCCGAATACTATCACGTCTTCAACAATTCCAACGACCCCTCGCGCGAGGACCATATTG GCCACTGCATCAACCACCTACGGCAAGCAATCCAGTGCCATGGCGATCTCACGCCGATGGAATGGAAGCAGGTCGGCAACAAGATCATTCTCAACACACAAACGCGTCATACGTGCAGGGACTTTGACAGAATCCATAAGTGGGCGGCGCAAAGGCAAACCAAGTTCGAGGATATCGAGAGCATTAATAACGGCAGCCTCTTTGTAGTAGATTGA
- a CDS encoding Putative metal-dependent hydrolase, composite domain superfamily, with product MALSNSFLLQDVKIFTGTATIDRGFVHVLNGKIAQVGPGDLPTPLNDTFPVILRPGDTVIPGLIDAHIHAPSGNTSCLEQSLSFGVTTVCDMQNDIETNENLKRLADDPVTKSIYADFKFAGSGALVHGGWPLQVLEKELSNVPCSDHLIDQIVSKWTILSRPEEADPFIRKQVEETGVSYIEMFHEVGDSLGMDLPRPPLDIQKAVVAAAHKYGVIATGHALSYAGAMDLLRAGADGLTHIFLDQPPSDDYIQLMLDNKAHCNPTLGLAASQTDEGLGFQDSFLQDPFAQRLLIQKTAGQPLGLAASQKPRASIHNAYANTRALYKAGVPLVLGTDAAGMGFGFPYGLGMHMEMRLMVKEVGMTPFDVLKSATSVTADRFRFNDRGRIEAGKKADLVLVQGDVFESLAANDGRSLRIKSVWRDGISASVFQDVKAETCDNPF from the exons ATGGCTCTATCCAACTCTTTCCTGCTCCAAGACGTCAAGATATTCACCGGGACCGCGACCATCGACAGGGGTTTTGTGCACGTCTTGAATGGCAAAATCGCCCAGGTTGGCCCGGGAGACTTGCCTACGCCACTCAACGACACATTTCCTGTGATACTGCGGCCTGGAGACACGGTCATCCCAGGCTTGATCGATGCCCATATCCACGCGCCCTCCGGGAACACCAGCTGCCTCGAGCAGTCTTTGAGCTTCGGCGTTACGACAGTGTGCGACATGCAAAATGATATCGAAACCAATGAAAACCTGAAGAGG CTCGCTGACGACCCGGTGACTAAGTCCATCTACGCCGACTTCAAGTTTGCCGGTTCCGGCGCGCTCGTTCACGGCGGGTGGCCACTTCAGGTGCTCGAGAAAGAGCTATCGAATGTTCCTTGCAGCGATCACCTCATAGACCAGATTGTCTCCAAGTGGACAATACTAAGCAGACCGGAAGAGGCCGATCCCTTCATCAGGaagcaggtcgaggagaccGGGGTTTCCTACATCGAGATGTTCCACGAAGTCGGCGACTCGCTTGGCATGGACCTCCCGCGGCCTCCCCTGGACATCCAGAAAGCCGTGGTGGCCGCTGCTCACAAGTACGGCGTCATCGCCACGGGGCATGCGCTCAGCTATGCCGGCGCCATGGACCTCCttcgcgccggcgccgacggcctgaCCCATATCTTCCTCGACCAGCCGCCGAGCGACGACTACATCCAGCTCATGCTGGACAACAAAGCGCACTGCAACCCAACCCTCGGTCTTGCTGCGTCACAGACCGACGAGGGCTTGGGGTTCCAGGACTCGTTCTTACAAGACCCCTTCGCCCAGCGACTGCTTATCCAGAAAACCGCGGGACAACCACTGGGACTGGCGGCTAGCCAGAAGCCGAGGGCCTCCATCCATAACGCGTACGCGAACACGAGAGCCCTGTACAAAGCCGGCGTTCCTCTGGTCCTGGGAACCGATGCCGCCGGGATGGGGTTCGGATTCCCTTACGGTCTCGGAATGCACATGGAGATGCGGCTGATGGTGAAGGAAGTCGGCATGACCCCGTTCGACGTCCTCAAGTCGGCCACGTCCGTCACGGCCGACCGGTTCAGGTTCAATGACCGAGGCCGCATCGAGGCCGGGAAGAAGGCCGACTTGGTTCTCGTCCAAGGGGATGTGTTTGAGTCGCTGGCCGCCAACGACGGGCGCTCTCTGCGGATCAAGTCCGTATGGAGAGACGGAATATCCGCGTCGGTCTTTCAAGACGTGAAGGCTGAGACCTGCGACAACCCGTTTTGA
- a CDS encoding Putative protein kinase produces MSTRRGIHETPDVERMSSPPLTPPREKPTSRKEYRFRVTGTPCEWAESYRLGGFHPVHFGDVFKGRYEVIRKLGNGSFGTFLHSNGVVHGDLQFGNILFALQDLSTIGPEKLKQDESTSRINYLHRIDGKPDKWAPKYLAASQPLSKYTMKEPNDDTKLSDLCGAFFINEPPEKIVTPMSLRAPELILGEPFSIGVDIWSFGCLLFEIVTGTSLVQLPPFGLSDEALKDEHLIQLTDIIQPLPENLIEKWPASDFDEDDLGEGDDGHEDTEGDVVGFNDNDDFGFDIGERIPPQTLDSLEKLISDNKAADVDEAEEKKMTSLLRSIFQYNPARRPSAADLLEHAWLKG; encoded by the exons ATGAGCACTCGCCGGGGCATCCACGAAACCCCAGACGTCGAGAGAATGTCGTCTCCGCCATTGACCCCTCCCAGAGAGAAGCCAACTTCGAGGAAAGAGTACAGGTTTCGCGTGACCGGCACGCCCTGCGAATGGGCCGAGTCTTACCGACTTGGCGGATTCCATCCTGTACACTTCGGCGACGTTTTCAAAGGTCGATACGAAGTGATACGAAAGCTCGGAAACGGATCTTTTGGCACG TTTCTCCACAGCAATGGAGTGGTACATGGAGACCTTCAATTTGGCAACATCCTTTTCGCTCTGCAAGACCTTTCGACCATTGGACCTGAGAAGCTTAAGCAAGACGAAAGTACCTCCAGGATCAATTATCTGCATCGCATTGACGGCAAACCCGACAAGTGGGCACCCAAGTATCTGGCAGCATCCCAACCCCTATCAAAGTACACTATGAAAGAGCCTAATGATGACACAAAACTCTCTGATTTGTGTGGAG CGTTCTTTATCAATGAGCCTCCCGAGAAGATTGTTACACCGATGTCGCTCCGTGCGCCCGAGTTGATTCTTGGTGAGCCTTTCAGCATCGGTGTTGATATCTGGAGCTTCGGCTGTCTTCTGTTCGAGATTGTCACTGGCACATCCCTTGTCCAGCTACCCCCGTTCGGTCTGAGCGACGAGGCTCTGAAGGATGAGCACCTGATTCAGTTAACCGATATCATTCAACCTCTGCCTGAGAACCTGATCGAAAAATGGCCTGCTTC GGATTTTGATGAAGATGATTTAGGCGAAGGAGATGACGGTCACGAGGATACAGAGGGGGACGTCGTTGGCTTTAACGACAATGACGACTTTGGCTTCGACATTGGAGAGCGGATTCCACCGCAAACGCTGGATTCCCTCGAAAAGCTAATCAGCGACAACAAGGCAGCCGATGTTGATGAAGCCGAGGAAAAGAAGATGACGTCATTGCTGCGGTCTATATTCCAGTATAATCCCGCAAGACGACCTTCCGCCGCAGATCTGCTGGAGCATGCGTGGCTCAAAGGTTGA
- a CDS encoding Putative peptidase M3A/M3B catalytic domain, neurolysin/Thimet oligopeptidase, domain 2, protein MSLQRPLQPPQAPPLFTATPTSLLQATARLIQHLRLVQREIIEQIRADNATFANVILPLVHAENAVAREAHVIIFYKSVSPDSELRNASRKAQTLLDDFMVERAMDDAIFTLIDAVLRKAEDLDPESLRLLRKKHSEHVRNGLNLPPGAQRERFAEIKSQLSRLTVKFRENIDETDDGMWLTPEELDGLPESVISQLEDGQGENKGRLFVSFAPPSFYPTLRFLKRADVRRRFYIAGHNECNQNVPIFREIVLLRDEAARLLGYSSHASFRLEERMAKTPATVNTFLDNLRLRLAGGGQQETEALRQLKKRDVESRGESFDGRFFDWDFSYYKRVMLATQYSVDQQKVAEYFLLQVTISGMLSIFEKLFGLVFHKNTTDLYEHGQEYVWHEDVQLFSVWDHAKQGGGFVGYLYLDLFPREGKNGGAANFNVIPGFSREDGTRQYPVTAIVCSFAKPTSQSPSLLRHDEVVTLFHELGHGIHDLVSKTAYACFHGTETALDFGEAPSQMLENWCWVPSQLKALSKHYSSLSPEYLQSWQSKSDECQRPPPEQMPDDMIESLVRSRYVNGALFHLNQLCICIFDMAVHHPESHSAVQTMNISATYNKIQSEIYPPDGPEAVGYGDEWGHGYVRFGHLVDEYDAGYYSYLFSKVYSADIFHTIFKADSMNAEEGRRYRYTVLEKGGKEDEMKTLTELLGRQPNMDAFQLELGLE, encoded by the exons ATGAGCTTACAACGGCCCCTCCAACCGCCTCAGGCGCCTCCTCTATTCACCGCGACGCCCACCTCGCTTCTTCAAGCCACGGCGCGGCTCATTCAGCATCTTCGTCTGGTGCAACGCGAAATAATCGAGCAGATTCGGGCAGATAACGCGACTTTTGCCAATGTTATTCTGCCGCTTGTGCACGCTGAGAATGCCGTGGCTCGAGAAGCCCACGTGATTATTTTCTACAAGTCGGTATCCCCTGATTCAGAGCTGCGCAACGCTTCAAGAAAGGCTCAAACGCTTCTTGACGACTTCATGGTTGAGAGggccatggacgacgccatTTTCACGCTGATCGATGCTGTGCTGCGGAAAGCTGAAGATCTAGATCCGGAGTCTCTACGACTATTGAGAAAGAAGCACAGTGAACATGTGCGGAACGGCTTGAATCTGCCGCCTGGGGCGCAGAGGGAGCGCTTCGCCGAAATCAAAAGCCAACTGAGCCGACTGACTGTCAAGTTCCGGGAGAATATAGACGAGACAGATGACGGGATGTGGCTTACCCCCGAAGAGCTGGATGGATTGCCTGAAAGTGTTATTTCACAGCTGGAGGACGGGCAAGGGGAGAACAAGGGAAGGTTGTTCGTATCCTTTGCACCCCCATCCTTCTACCCGACACTCAGGTTTTTGAAGAGAGCCGATGTTCGGAGGCGCTTCTACATTGCCGGGCACAACGAGTGTAACCAGAATGTCCCAATCTTCCGGGAAATTGTGCTTCTTCGCGATGAAGCCGCTCGTCTTCTGGGGTATTCCAGCCATGCGTCATTTCGTCTGGAGGAAAGAATGGCCAAAACACCTGCAACGGTTAATACGTTCTTGGATAACCTACGATTGAGACTAGCAGGTGGTGGCCAGCAAGAGACCGAAGCCCTGCGGCAGCTCAAAAAGCGGGACGTTGAATCTCGGGGAGAATCGTTTGACGGTCGATTTTTCGATTGGGACTTTTCATATTACAAGCGGGTGATGCTAGCGACTCAGTACTCGGTCGATCAGCAGAAGGTTGCGGAATACTTCCTCTTGCAGGTTACTATTTCCGGCATGCTGTCTATTTTTGAGAAACTATTTGGTCTTGTTTTCCACAAAAACACAACAGACCTTTATGAACATGGTCAAGAATATGTCTGGCATGAGGATGTTCAACTGTTCAGCGTCTGGGATCATGCGAAGCAAGGTGGCGGATTTGTCGGCTATCTGTACTTAGACCTTTTTCCTCGTGAAGGGAAAAATGGGGGTGCGGCAAACTTCAATGTGATACCG GGTTTCAGTCGGGAGGACGGTACTCGCCAGTACCCTGTAACGGCGATTGTATGCAGCTTTGCCAAACCTACGTCCCAGAGTCCTAGTCTATTGAGGCACGATGAAGTGGTTACCCTTTTCCACGAGCTGGGCCACGGCATCCATGACCTTGTATCGAAGACCGCATACGCCTGTTTTCATGGCACAGAGACTGCCTTGGACTTTGGTGAAGCTCCCAGTCAGATGCTCGAGAATTGGTGCTGGGTGCCATCTCAGCTAAAGGCCCTTAGCAAACACTACTCGTCCCTTTCACCAGAGTATTTACAATCCTGGCAATCGAAGTCAGACGAATGTCAGAGACCGCCGCCTGAGCAGATGCCGGACGACATGATCGAGAGCCTGGTCAGGTCAAGGTACGTGAATGGCGCATTGTTTCATCTGAACCAGCTCTGCATCTGCATTTTCGACATGGCGGTCCACCACCCCGAGAGCCACAGCGCGGTACAGACCATGAATATATCTGCGACCTACAACAAGATACAAAGCGAGATATACCCGCCAGATGGCCCAGAGGCTGTGGGCTACGGTGACGAATGGGGCCATGGCTATGTCCGCTTTGGACACTTGGTCGATGAATACGACGCGGGATATTACAGCTATTTATT TTCCAAGGTGTACTCCGCCGATATCTTCCACACTATTTTCAAGGCGGATTCAATGAATGCAGAGGAGGGTCGGAGATACCGATATACTGTCCtggaaaaaggggggaaagaagatGAGATGAAGACCCTTACAGAACTTCTAGGCCGGCAGCCCAACATGGACGCATTCCAATTGGAGCTCGGTCTTGAGTGA